The genome window TTCGGCTAAAATCAAACTGGCAAAAGCAGTAGGCATACCAGACATTAGCACTAATACCAAACAACTATCTCCTTTTATACCAAAACAGGTTAATAGTATTCCAGTCATACCAGGTAAAATAATCATCTTGATGATGGCAGGAAAAATTCCCCAGCGCAAATTTTGCCATTGCTGAAGTTTACTCAATTGCATTCCAATTAAAATGAAAGCTCCAGGCACGACTAATAAAACCGCTTGCGAAAGAGCTGTCTCAATTAGATCGGGTAGAGGCAAATTTCGACTAGTATAGCCATAAGCAAATGCCCATAGAGAAGGCAAGAACAACAGCTTTTGTAGTTGATCTAACCAATTACTTTGAGTCTCAAAATGACTATACTGATCTGCTACTAGCACCCCTAACCCATAGCTGCCTAAAATATTGTGAGCAACTGCATATAAAACAATCCAGCTCCAATAGTTTTGATCGACCAAAGGCGGTATTAAAGCTAAACCGACAAAGCCTGTATTGCCTAAAATAGAGGCAAGAATAAAACTGCCTATCCCAGTATTGGTTATTGGTAGCGGTATTTGCTCGATTCTGCGGGTTGCTGAGAAAGCCGATTTAACTTTAACCGAAGAACTTTGTGACTGACTCGATGCCAATACTTGAGGGTGATCTTTAACGCATAATTCTTTAAATGAACGCAAGATAGACAAAGCTAATGCCAAACCTAACAACAGCACCAGTACTGTAACAATAGGCGGCAGCCAGGCTATCTGCTCAAAATTAGATTTCCGTGCTAAGAAAAAAATTTGTAGGGGTACGCCAAGCCAGTAAAGTGAGAGACTTAGAAGTTTAGAGATGTTAGCGTTAACTATTCGCTCTCGGTAGATTATTACTCCAACAACTGACCATAATACACTCTGCAAGATAATCAGCATTTGCTCTCCTAACAAAAATATAGCAACAAATTATCATTTAATAGATGGGTTTAAAACCTCGGCAAAAGAGCCGATTGTGTTTACACCCTAATGTTATGGATGCAAGCACTTTCGACGCACGATCTTCACGTACCAAGGGTTCTAGCTGTTGTATAATAATTACAGAAACAAAAATCACGTTTCTAATCAGTACTTTGAAAACTAGCGATATAGGGTTCTGTTCAGGAGTGCTTGAATAGGTAAAATCTTTAAGCCACAAAGTTAGAAGAAATTCTTCGCTGTCCTTTAGGACGACGCGAAGGACGCGCCTCCAGGCGCTAATCCTTTAGGGCTAGTGTGACCGAAGGGAATCCTTTAGGGCTTTAGCATACCGCTTCGCATATAGCGACGGGCTGTCAGGAACAGGCTACCTAAAACGGTAGTAAAAAGCTTGTGGATCAGGCTCTGGCGGGGAAATAAATATTTTGTCTCTTGTTATCCAGGGATGAATCAAGAATCCCCTCGCCTTTTAGGCAGTGGAGTGTCAACTAATAACTTTCCCGATAATTCTCAGTATTTGTAAAAAAATATTAAGCATATTTAAATTAGATAACAACAATCAAGTATTAATTGGCAACGAGCATACATTATTTAGACCAAATACTATTTTGTCAAATAGGTTAACTCACAAATTTTCAAGATGGTATTTTTAGTAAGTATTTATTACTAAGTATTCTATTTACTTCTTGTTCCTGATCTTAAAATAGCTCAATTTTTCCAATAACTGTATCTATTTTTTTGCGTTTAATGTATTATGTTCTAATCTTAAAAAATTATATTTAATGGTAATATGGATGACTAGTAACCAAAATTCGCACTGCCAATAGTTAGTATTTAAACTTTGTCTGAATTGATAGACTTATTAAATGTTTAAAAATGTTTAAATAGGTGCGTTACTATCAGAATCTTGGTGAATAGGTTCTGATAGTTTTCAAATTCTCAATATTGTTCAAAATTACACATATTGGCACATATGGCGAACAGTTTGTAATGGTTATGCTGGAGTAAACCTTAGATCCTGGAGTTTTGGAGGCGATCGCTTTTTATAGTTTGGAGCTAGTCTAATGCGTTTAGCTCATGTCTGCATTAAATTAATTTAAAAAATAAAAGCGATCGCTCTACTTAAAAGCGATTGCTCTTATTTCTATCTAACTCAACAACTTTATATCAGCAGAATTAAATATTGATTTAATTAACCCACGGCATTAGAATAGTTTTCCGATTCCGAGTAGGGTTTGGCAAAAATCATTCTACCTGCGGATGTTTGCAGAGAAGATGTAACTATTACCTGAATTTCTCCGCCAACGCTTCCACTTCCTTGCTCTACTACCACCATTGTGCCATCATCCAGATAACCAATTCCCTGTTCGGGTTCTTTACCCTGTTTGAGAATCTTCACCTCTAAATTGTCACCAGGAAGGTAAATGGGTCGAAGCGATCGCGCCAGATCGTTAATATTCAGAATTTGGACTTTTTGCAGATTTGCCACCTTGCTTAAATTGTAGTCATTAGTTAATAAAGTACCGCTAATTTCTTGGGCTAAACTTACCAGCTTGGCATCTACGGTATCAATTTCTTCATAATCTGCTTTGTTGATGACAATGCGATTAGGATAATCTTGCTGCATCTGGTTCAAAATGTCTAAGCCTCTTCTCCCGCGAATTCGCTTTTGAGAATTGCTAGCGTCTGCTAAGTTTTGTAATTCTTGAAGCACAAACTGAGGAATTAAAATTTGCCCTTCTAAAAATCCAGTTTTGAGCAGTTCTTCAACTCTGCCGTCAATAATACAGCTAGTATCAAGAATTTTAGTTGGCATAGCCTCTAACGTCCCTTCTGCCACCAGCATGGATTCAATACTATTAGGATTAATTAGTCGCAAAAAAGTTCGTCCATGAGCATCAGCTAAACTAATGCCCAAATAAGAAAACATAATACTTCCTAATACGGCAAAGGTTGGTTTAAAAAAGCTCAGTTCTTTGGGGATAGGCAATAAAAAAACTGGGGCTAACATCAGGTTAGCTACTAGTAAACCCATCACTAATCCGATCGCTCTAGTGATGATAATCTCAATCTTAGTATTACGGATCTGATTTTCTAAGCGACGATAGGTAGTCTGTACCGCCACTCCAACACCCAAACCAATAATGGTAGCGAATCCAGCAATTACAAAGCGCAAGGCTTCGATATTAGATACGCCTTCGAGGATATCGTTAGGTAGCAGCTGTAACCCATCAAACCCGATGTTTACGGCTGCGATAATGCAAATGATAATTATGATGGCATCAACCATTGTTTTAGTTGAATAAAATGATATTTAAATATATTTCTTCTTTACTGTAGTAAATTCTCGATGATAGTGTAAAAAATCTCTGGGAGTTCTTAATATTACCCAAAAAAATTTGATGACTAAAATTAGTCTCTATAATTCAGATATAGGTACATTTTTACCGCCAATTAACATCATAAATTTGCGCCGATAAATCATACTCAACACAATTGTTTAGGTGTTGGAATATTTAGCAATGACTAAAAATATATCTTTAATTAATTCTCATTTTTCTGCCCATTTGGTAGTCGATTCTGTTCTAGCAATTCCTCAGGCGGCTTATATACATATTCCTTTTTGTCGTCGCCGTTGCTATTATTGCGATTTTCCCATTTCGGTAGTGGGCGATCGCGCACAATCGTCATCTAAGATGATTGAAGACTATATTGCTGCTTTAATTAAGGATATTGAATTAGCATCATCCAGCCCACAGCCTGTGAATACGGTTTTTTTTGGCGGTGGTACACCTTCATTATTATCTCCTCAACAATTAGAGCAAATTATTCAGGCGATCGCCTTACATTTGGGAATTGCTAATCAGGCTGAGATTTCGATGGAAATCGATCCAGGTACTTTTGATCGCGATCGGCTACTGGGATACTTGGACGCGGGAGTAAATAGATTTAGCCTGGGGGTACAAACTTTTGATGAGTCATTACTAAAAGTGTGCGGTAGATCTCACACTCTGGCTGATGTGATGCAGGCGGTAGATGTTATCAAACAATTAGGAATAGATAATTTCAGCTTGGATCTGATTTCAGGCTTACCCCATCAAACCCTAGAACACTGTCAGACTTCTTTAGAACAGGCGATCGCGATCGCGCCGAAGCATTTGTCTTGCTACGACTTAGTACTAGAACCCGTTACTGCCTTTGGCAAACAATATCAGCCAGGAAAAACACCTCTACCTAATGATGATGATACTGCCCAGATGTATCGGCTCACTCAAAAAACTTTGACGGCTGCGGGATACGAACACTACGAAGTATCTAATTACGCGCGAGCAGGCTATCAATGTCGCCACAACCGAGTGTATTGGGAGAATCAACCTTATTACGGTTTTGGTATGGGTGCAGCCAGCTATGTAGCACAGAAAAGATTTAGTCGTCCCCGCACTCGCCGAGAATATTACGCTTGGCTAGAAGCTGGAGCAATTATTGATACGCCAGAAATATCTGCTACAGATTATCTACTTGAAACTTTAATGTTAGGTTTGCGTTTAGCCTCAGGTATCGATCTATCCCAGTTTAGTCAGCATACTCTAGAGGTTATTTGGTCATGTTTAAAGCCTTACTGCGATCAAGGATGGGTAGAGGTAGTAGATCGTGAGGGAAATCTACTTGATTTAAAGAATCGAGACTCGATAAATAATCTATCTGGAAGATTACTTTTGAACGATCCTGAAGGATTTCTCTTTTCTAATACCATCCTGTCTAGTTTGTTTGAAAAGCTAGAGTAAACGCTACTCCGCCTGGAAATAAATACACCAAGGCGATCGCCTTAACTAAAGCGATCGCCTAATCTGATTAACCTTTGAGCTAAAAACTACATTACGACTTTCTTTGCCAAACCCAAAGCACGCAATACTTGAATTGCTCCCCAGGTAGCATCTATTTCCCACCAACGTTGACCAGCTTTAGCGACGCGAGGATTATAGTGGTGATTATTGTGCCAGCCTTCACCGTAAGCTAGGATACCAACCCACCAGAGGTTAAGCGAACCGTCGTCACATTCAAAGTTTTTGTAACCCCAGAAGTGTGTTGCGGAGTTGACGAACCAAGTACAGTGCCATAATGTTGCGGTACGGACGAAGATACCATAAATAACCCAAGACCAACCGCCCAAGGCTAGCAGAACGAAGCCAAGAACTACCTGAAGTAAGATAAAGTTCTTGTTTAACCAACGGTAGTAAGGATCTCTGTCGGTGCGGGGTGCATATTTTTTGTACTGGTCATAGTCGAAGTACTTGTTTTCCGCGTATACCAACCAGCCCATATGACTCCACCAAAAACCTTTTTTCGCCGAATGAGGATCGCGATCGTTATCTTCGGTATGAGCATGATGCAG of Coleofasciculaceae cyanobacterium contains these proteins:
- a CDS encoding AEC family transporter codes for the protein MLIILQSVLWSVVGVIIYRERIVNANISKLLSLSLYWLGVPLQIFFLARKSNFEQIAWLPPIVTVLVLLLGLALALSILRSFKELCVKDHPQVLASSQSQSSSVKVKSAFSATRRIEQIPLPITNTGIGSFILASILGNTGFVGLALIPPLVDQNYWSWIVLYAVAHNILGSYGLGVLVADQYSHFETQSNWLDQLQKLLFLPSLWAFAYGYTSRNLPLPDLIETALSQAVLLVVPGAFILIGMQLSKLQQWQNLRWGIFPAIIKMIILPGMTGILLTCFGIKGDSCLVLVLMSGMPTAFASLILAEVYNLNQNVAASSILLSTVSLPIILSLWLTIF
- a CDS encoding PIN/TRAM domain-containing protein, with translation MVDAIIIIICIIAAVNIGFDGLQLLPNDILEGVSNIEALRFVIAGFATIIGLGVGVAVQTTYRRLENQIRNTKIEIIITRAIGLVMGLLVANLMLAPVFLLPIPKELSFFKPTFAVLGSIMFSYLGISLADAHGRTFLRLINPNSIESMLVAEGTLEAMPTKILDTSCIIDGRVEELLKTGFLEGQILIPQFVLQELQNLADASNSQKRIRGRRGLDILNQMQQDYPNRIVINKADYEEIDTVDAKLVSLAQEISGTLLTNDYNLSKVANLQKVQILNINDLARSLRPIYLPGDNLEVKILKQGKEPEQGIGYLDDGTMVVVEQGSGSVGGEIQVIVTSSLQTSAGRMIFAKPYSESENYSNAVG
- the hemW gene encoding radical SAM family heme chaperone HemW; protein product: MTKNISLINSHFSAHLVVDSVLAIPQAAYIHIPFCRRRCYYCDFPISVVGDRAQSSSKMIEDYIAALIKDIELASSSPQPVNTVFFGGGTPSLLSPQQLEQIIQAIALHLGIANQAEISMEIDPGTFDRDRLLGYLDAGVNRFSLGVQTFDESLLKVCGRSHTLADVMQAVDVIKQLGIDNFSLDLISGLPHQTLEHCQTSLEQAIAIAPKHLSCYDLVLEPVTAFGKQYQPGKTPLPNDDDTAQMYRLTQKTLTAAGYEHYEVSNYARAGYQCRHNRVYWENQPYYGFGMGAASYVAQKRFSRPRTRREYYAWLEAGAIIDTPEISATDYLLETLMLGLRLASGIDLSQFSQHTLEVIWSCLKPYCDQGWVEVVDREGNLLDLKNRDSINNLSGRLLLNDPEGFLFSNTILSSLFEKLE
- a CDS encoding fatty acid desaturase; the encoded protein is MTQQLIASKSQTSAQPEEKLKPSWLNIFVFGAVHLIALSAPWFFSWSALGVAVFLHWLTGSIGICLAYHRILTHRSLEVPKWLERILVTCGALALQGGPIFWVAGHSLHHAHTEDNDRDPHSAKKGFWWSHMGWLVYAENKYFDYDQYKKYAPRTDRDPYYRWLNKNFILLQVVLGFVLLALGGWSWVIYGIFVRTATLWHCTWFVNSATHFWGYKNFECDDGSLNLWWVGILAYGEGWHNNHHYNPRVAKAGQRWWEIDATWGAIQVLRALGLAKKVVM